Proteins encoded by one window of Cloeon dipterum chromosome 4, ieCloDipt1.1, whole genome shotgun sequence:
- the sxc gene encoding UDP-N-acetylglucosamine--peptide N-acetylglucosaminyltransferase 110 kDa subunit isoform X2, with protein sequence MEYQCIMVYTIITILPGDNPSENNSSSYSSISKSPHKKSSNHRCKILVKTPRDGPSEKEYGCFGCFKRSLERAVAAYLRALNLSPNNAVVHGNLACVYYEQGLIDLAIDTYRRAIELQPNFPDAYCNLANALKEKGQVPEAEECYNTALRLCPTHADSLNNLANIKREQGYIEEATRLYLKALDVFPEFAAAHSNLASVLQQQGKLNEALLHYKEAIRIQPTFADAYSNMGNTLKEMQDVQGALQCYSRAIQINPAFADAHSNLASIHKDSGSIPEAIHSYKTALKLKPDFPDAYCNLAHCLQIVCDWSDYDLRMKKLVSIVAEQIEKNRLPSVHPHHSMLYPLSHEFRKMIAARHANLCVEKIQVLHKGPYNFPVEIRGRLRIGYVSSDFGNHPTSHLMQSIPGMHDKSNVEIFCYALSPDDGTTFRSKIGRESEHFIDLSTVACNGKAADRINADGIHILVNMNGYTKGARNEIFALRPAPVQVMWLGYPGTSGAPFMDYVITDEVTSPLELAYQYSEKLAYMPTTYFVGDHRQMFPHLQERVILTDKITAKRELADNVAVINATDLSPILENTQVKEIKEVVCSVSNDPNLNGRPVEVSMKVAELPTTTHIETMIASGQVQTSVNGVVVQNGLATTQTNTKAATGEEVPQSIVITTRQQYGLPEDAIVYCNFNQLYKIDPPTLQMWVRILEKVPNSVIWLLRFPAVGETNLHSAAQALGLPAGRILFSNVAAKEEHVRRGQLADVCLDTPLCNGHTTSMDVLWTGTPVVTLPGETLASRVAASQLTTLGCPELIAKSSTEYENIAIRLGTDREFLKAVRVKVWQARMTSPLFDCRYYASSLEKLYHKMWEKHARGEKPDHVSLK encoded by the exons ATGGAATACCAATGCATTATGGTGTACACGATAATCACTATTTTACCTGGGGACAATCCATCAGAAAACAATAGCAGTTCGTACTCTTCCATTTCCAAATCCCCACACAAAAAATCATCCAACCACCGCTGCAAAATCCTAGTCAAAACGCCCAGAGATGGACCAAGCGAGAAAGAGTATGGGTGTTTTGGTTGCTTCAAAAGGAGCCTGGAAAG agCGGTTGCTGCGTATCTTAGAGCATTGAATTTGAGTCCCAATAATGCAGTGGTCCACGGAAACCTGGCCTGCGTTTACTACGAGCAAGG tCTGATCGATCTTGCGATCGACACGTATCGGCGGGCGATCGAGCTTCAGCCCAACTTCCCCGATGCGTACTGCAACCTGGCGAACGCCCTTAAAGAGAAGGGCCAGGTGCCCGAAGCGGAGGAATGCTACAACACGGCTCTGCGCCTGTGCCCGACCCACGCCGACAGTCTCAACAACCTGGCCAACATCAAGCGGGAGCAGGGCTACATCGAGGAGGCCACCAGGCTTTACCTGAAGGCGCTCGACGTGTTCCCTGAGTTTGCGGCGGCCCACTCCAACCTGGCGTCggtgctgcagcagcagggcAAGCTGAACGAGGCGCTGCTCCACTACAAAGAGGCCATTCGCATCCAGCCGACCTTCGCCGACGCCTATTCGAACATGGGAAACACCCTGAAGGAGATGCAAGACGTGCAGGGTGCGCTCCAGTGCTACTCGAGGGCCATCCAGATCAATCCTGCGTTCGCAGACGCGCACAGCAACCTGGCCTCCATCCACAAG GACTCTGGCAGCATCCCCGAAGCAATTCACTCATATAAAACAGCCCTTAAGCTGAAGCCAGATTTCCCAGACGCCTACTGCAACCTGGCGCATTGCTTGCAAATTGTGTGCGATTGGAGCGACTACGATCTGCGGATGAAGAAGCTGGTGTCGATCGTGGCCGAGCAGATTGAGAAGAACCGGCTGCCGTCTGTGCACCCGCACCACTCGATGCTCTACCCCCTCTCGCACGAGTTTCGCAAAATGATTGCCGCCAGACACGCCAACTTGTGCGTGGAAAAG ATTCAAGTGCTGCACAAAGGCCCTTACAACTTCCCCGTGGAGATCAGAGGCAGATTGAGGATCGGCTACGTGTCGAGCGACTTTGGCAACCACCCAACATCTCACTTGATGCAGAGCATTCCCGGAATGCACGACAAGAGCAACGTGGAGATTTTCTGCTACGCACTCAGCCCAGACGACGGGACCACATTCAGATCCAAGATTGGTCGCGAGTCTGAGCACTTCATCGACCTGTCGACCGTGGCGTGCAACGGCAAGGCGGCCGACAGGATCAACGCCGACGGCATCCACATCTTGGTCAACATGAACGGCTACACCAAGGGAGCCAGAAACGAGATCTTTGCTCTCCGACCGGCTCCGGTGCAGGTCATGTGGCTCGGCTACCCTGGCACCAGCGGCGCTCCATTCATGGACTACGTGATCACAGACGAGGTCACTTCGCCCCTGGAACTGGCCTACCAATACAGCGAGAAGCTGGCTTACATGCCCACCACCTACTTCGTCGGGGACCATCGCCAGATGTTTCCCCACTTGCAAGAGCGAGTCATCCTCACAGACAAA ataactGCTAAGAGAGAACTTGCCGACAACGTTGCTGTCATCAACGCAACCGATCTGTCTCCGATTCTGGAAAACACGCAAGTGAAAGAAATCAAGGAAGTGGTCTGCTCGGTATCAAATGACCCCAACCTGAACGGCAGACCCGTAGAAGTATCTATGAAAGTGGCCGAGTTACCAACAACCACGCACATTGAG ACCATGATCGCGTCAGGACAGGTGCAAACCTCAGTCAACGGCGTCGTGGTGCAGAACGGCCTCGCCACCACCCAAACCAACACCAAAGCCGCCACCGGAGAAGAAGTTCCGCAGAGCATCGTCATTACGACCAGGCAGCAGTACGGTCTGCCCGAGGACGCGATCGTCTATTGCAACTTCAACCAATTGTACAAGATCGATCCTCCCACCCTGCAGATGTGGGTCAGG ATTTTGGAAAAAGTGCCCAACTCGGTGATTTGGCTGCTGCGATTCCCTGCCGTCGGCGAGACGAATCTGCACAGCGCAGCGCAAGCTTTGGGTCTGCCAGCCGGCAGGATTCTCTTCTCGAACGTGGCTGCCAAGGAGGAGCACGTGAGGCGCGGCCAGCTGGCCGACGTCTGCCTGGACACTCCTCTCTGCAACGGACACACGACCAGCATGGACGTGTTGTGGACGGGAACTCCAG TCGTGACCTTGCCTGGAGAGACTCTTGCATCCAGAGTGGCGGCTTCGCAGCTCACCACCCTGGGATGTCCAGAATTGATTGCTAAATCCTCAACCGAGTATGAAAATATCGCTATCAGATTAGGCACAGACCGAGAGTT cCTGAAAGCAGTGAGAGTGAAGGTGTGGCAGGCAAGAATGACGTCTCCTCTGTTTGACTGCCGTTATTACGCATCTTCCCTGGAGAAGTTGTACCACAAGATGTGGGAAAAGCACGCAAGAGGCGAGAAGCCTGATCACGTTtctcttaaataa
- the LOC135944781 gene encoding DDB1- and CUL4-associated factor 13-like, which yields MKVKMLSRNPDQYIRETKNDLHKMQRNYDPDLHPLEAPREYKQALNAVKLERVFAKPFLCCLDGHRDGVTSVAKHPERLSTVASGSYNGEVIIWNLASRKEQARVKAHEGSVKGMTFDPTGENLITCGDDKTIKIWNTDSDDCKEHKAKSIIVCTNSIFSISHSRDSKTFVTGGEVVQLWDGVKVIPDVTTHWGVDPIHCVQFNPVETNLIGACSSDRSIIIYDIRQATAVRKLTMKMKVNKLCWNPMEAFNFTAASEDYNLYTFDCRNLSNPLVMHVGHTSAVIDVDYCPTGNEFVSGSYDKTIRIFESHKTTSREVYHTKRMQRLTCVAYTHDSRYIISGSDEMNLRLWKAIAWQKQGVIKPREKAALEYSNSLKEKFMTHPQIKRIANHRQVPRHIFNAAKEHKIIYQKIKRKDFNRKAHSKPGTVHIKASKLKAIVKEDE from the exons ATGAAGGTTAAAATGCTTTCTCGTAACCCGGACCAGTACATCCGAGAGACGAAAAACGATCTGCATAAAA TGCAAAGAAATTATGACCCTGATTTGCATCCGTTAGAAGCGCCTCGAGAATACAAGCAGGCGTTAAATGCCGTCAAATTGGAGCGAGTTTTCGCTAAACCGTTCTTGTGCTGTCTGGATGGCCATCGAGACGGAGTCACTAGCGTGGCCAAACACCCTGAGCGCCTCTCCACCGTGGCCAGTGGCTCTTACAACGGCGAG GTCATAATTTGGAATTTGGCTTCAAGGAAAGAACAGGCTCGTGTTAAAGCTCACGAGGGATCTGTTAAAGGCATGACTTTTGATCCCACCGGCGAAAACCTGATCACCTGTGGTGATGATaagacaattaaaatttggaatacgGACAGTGATGACTGTAAAGAACACAAGGCGAAATCTATAATTGTCTGCACG aatagCATATTTTCCATCTCGCACAGCCGGGACTCTAAAACCTTCGTGACTGGTGGAGAGGTTGTCCAGCTCTGGGACGGCGTAAAAGTTATTCCAGACGTTACAACGCACTGGGGAGTCGACCCCATTCACTGCGTTCAATTTAACCCAGtagaaactaatttaattg gtgCTTGCAGTAGCGACCGGAGCATCATTATTTATGACATTAGGCAGGCGACCGCAGTTCGGAAATTGACCATGAAGATGAAGGTGAACAAACTTTGCTGGAATCCGATGGAAGCTTTCAACTTCACTGCAGCATCGGAAGATTACAA tttgtaCACATTCGACTGCAGAAATCTGTCTAATCCACTTGTGATGCACGTCGGCCACACATCCGCGGTGATCGACGTGGACTATTGCCCGACGGGAAACGAGTTCGTCTCCGGCAGCTACGACAAAACAATCAGGATTTTCGAATCTCACAAA ACGACCTCTCGAGAGGTTTATCACACAAAAAGGATGCAGAGGCTGACGTGCGTCGCTTACACGCACGACAGCCGGTACATCATCTCCGGCTCAGATGAGATGAACTTGCGGCTGTGGAAGGCAATTGCCTGGCAGAAACAGGGGGTG ATCAAGCCTCGAGAGAAAGCAGCGTTGGAGTACAGCAACTCGCTGAAGGAGAAGTTCATGACTCATCCGCAAATAAAACGCATTGCCAACCATAGACAAGTGCCAAGGCACATCTTCAATGCTGCGAAAGAacataaaatcatttatcaGAAGATTAAGAGAAA gGATTTCAACAGGAAGGCGCACTCAAAACCTGGAACTGTCCATATTAAGGCTTCAAAACTCAAAGCGATTGTAAAGGAAGATGAATAA
- the CCDC151 gene encoding outer dynein arm-docking complex subunit 3 → MGRLANMASEKSSTEEEIFKSINDLKKKIQLSEGQRKAKFELCGIEKKKNTDKINQLKNELKELCANLGKPIKSEEIFNQRAKSAKADFFPLSNKRPDEALDVIEYRIIELNKKLDLKIYQRHKFEEKYNELIEYRERLRVEADQYQRKRCKSAEKTPEKQRISELENKIHHTELNAMEAETVRRKYTSIKSNLLNDSVKYEASLQKLESEIKSQSDEIDKLQAIRSEAFQVRDATRAMLVRQDELAIRQAKERERKLQEQRIIVEERRVELENLEHQLFPSSGMLPQLHRDSVTSLENVGLATNDENLSQYSTSALEDSYKKLMVATGEVEPSMVTHRFVSQKETRNRLTYLRGLTEDDKRKMEAQRSELISKLEMSKFTAEVKSKEINVEEIEELKEKIVQEGKNLCNIIKKTKERKSTKERIMKCLLEIYNSLREFNLNEDKLDTEGKDLDHIALLFVEDAVLAAHKLAQQKQEEQRMRERASHSRLGSRAGYTHQSSSERTEIQQNSQKSKEVQSEEEEIPTRNFIKRQAQMLVDSKSRRRFFRPGRNRMSMQAKKMV, encoded by the exons ATGGGACGATTGGCAAACATGGCTTCAGAAAAGAGCAGTACagaagaagaaatttttaaaagtatcaATGATCTCAAGAAGAAAATTCAGCTCTCAg AGGGCCAGCGAAAGGCCAAATTCGAGCTGTGCGGCattgaaaagaagaaaaacacgGATAAgatcaatcaattaaaaaatgaactgaaAGAGTTGTGTGCCAATTTGGGAAAGCCCATcaaa agtgaggaaatttttaatcagagaGCAAAGAGTGCAAAGGCTGATTTCTTCCCGCTCAGCAATAAGAGGCCGGATGAAGCGCTCGACGTAATCGAATACAGGATCATCGAACTAAACAAGAAATTGGATTTGAAAATATACCAGCGACATAAG tttgaagaaaaatacaacGAACTTATCGAGTATAGAGAAAGGCTGAGGGTTGAGGCAGATCAGTACCAACGGAAAAGGTGCAAAAGTGCCGAAAAAACGCCCGAGAAACAG aggATCAGTGagcttgaaaacaaaatccacCATACCGAACTGAACGCCATGGAGGCTGAGACTGTTCGTCGCAAGTACACGTCCATCAAATCAAATCTTCTAAACGACTCAGTAAAATATGAAGCATCTCTTCAAAAGCTTGAGTCggaaataaaatctcaaagcGATGAAATAGACAAGTTGCAG GCCATCAGGAGTGAAGCCTTTCAAGTCAGAGACGCCACCAGGGCGATGCTCGTTCGCCAGGACGAACTGGCCATCCGCCAAGCCAAAGAAAGGGAGAGGAAGCTGCAGGAACAGAGGATCATAGTGGAGGAGCGGCGGGTGGAGCTGGAGAACCTGGAGCATCAGCTCTTCCCTTCGTCAGGGATGCTTCCCCAACTGCACAGAGATTCTGTCACTTCGTTGGAAAACGTCGGACTCGCGACAAACGACGAAAACCTCAGCCAATACTCTACTTCGGCACTGGAGGATTCCTACAAGAAGCTCATGGTGGCCACAG GGGAAGTTGAGCCAAGCATGGTGACGCACAGGTTTGTCAGCCAGAAGGAGACCAGAAACCGACTGACCTATTTGAGGGGCTTGACTGAAGATGACAAGAGGAAGATGGAAGCTCAGAGGAGCGAACTGATTTCTAAATTGGAGATGTCTAAATTCACTGCAGAAGTCAAGAGCAAGGAGAT AAATGTAGAAGAAATAGAggaattaaaggaaaaaattgtccaAGAGGGTAAAAACCTGTGCAACATAATAAAGAAAACCAAAGAGAGAAAGTCTACTAAAGAGAGAATTATGAAATGCTTGCTTGAAATTTACAACTCTCTCAGA GAGTTCAACTTGAACGAGGACAAACTGGACACGGAAGGCAAGGACTTGGACCACATTGCTCTGCTATTCGTGGAGGACGCAGTGCTGGCGGCCCACAAGCTCGCCCAGCAAAAGCAGGAG GAGCAACGAATGCGAGAGCGGGCCTCGCACTCTCGGCTCGGAAGTCGAGCCGGCTACACTCACCAGTCGTCGAGCGAAAGAACAGAAATTCAACAGAACAGTCAGAAGAGCAAAGAGGTGCAGTCGGAGGAAGAGGAAATTCCGActagaaacttcatcaaacgCCAAGCGCAGATGCTAGTCGACTCTAAATCCAGGAGGCGGTTTTTCAGGCCTGGAAGGAATCGCATGAGCATGCAAGCTAagaaaatggtttaa